One genomic region from Clostridium saccharobutylicum DSM 13864 encodes:
- a CDS encoding 2'-5' RNA ligase family protein produces MRYVIVCILKGRAGDFNNNLRKELMQNFKTRSSKLPAHFTIKAPFEYDKEITDLNKILEEFCQNEKAESFMINNYGHFDDRVIYMNVNMSKEAKNVHDKLIDKMNTLHYIKFENKDGKDKTFHVTLASKRLKPLFYKVWEYVHKYPCEFYCLFDNITIYKWEENTWKLYKEYKLK; encoded by the coding sequence ATGAGGTACGTAATTGTTTGTATATTAAAAGGAAGAGCAGGAGATTTTAATAACAATTTAAGAAAAGAGCTTATGCAAAATTTTAAGACAAGATCATCAAAACTTCCAGCTCATTTTACTATCAAAGCACCTTTTGAATATGATAAAGAAATTACAGATCTTAATAAAATTCTTGAAGAGTTTTGTCAAAATGAGAAAGCAGAATCTTTTATGATAAACAACTACGGTCATTTTGATGATAGAGTAATATATATGAATGTTAATATGTCAAAAGAAGCTAAAAATGTTCATGATAAATTAATAGATAAGATGAATACATTACATTATATTAAATTTGAAAATAAAGATGGAAAAGATAAAACCTTTCATGTAACTTTAGCATCAAAGAGGCTAAAACCATTGTTTTATAAGGTATGGGAATATGTACATAAATATCCTTGTGAATTTTACTGCTTATTTGATAATATCACTATTTATAAATGGGAAGAAAATACTTGGAAGTTATATAAGGAATATAAACTTAAATAA
- a CDS encoding MerR family transcriptional regulator — protein MNNFSIGEMSKLHNISIQTLRYYDKIGLLKPKVINEKSNYRYYTIEQFLQIDIIKYCKGIGLSLEQIKDFIGTNLSMEEILHIINTQQEIMEDKLKDMNRIKNHVDSIKSSISSIIEHEFNKVFIKYNKERKYICYDFISNSSDELEFSCRNVMLGIEKKSEILNYELSTITSYNNREEKITYKNIMINIDENALKDKRNIITLPEGEYLTVYFEGKWFECNEHYNQIIKYINENNIKVNGDFHEIYIFPKMNESGIENTLTQLEILKSG, from the coding sequence ATGAATAATTTTTCTATTGGAGAAATGTCAAAACTTCATAATATATCGATTCAAACTTTGAGATACTACGATAAAATAGGTTTGCTCAAACCTAAAGTTATAAATGAAAAGAGCAATTATAGATATTATACTATAGAACAATTTCTTCAGATTGATATAATTAAATATTGTAAGGGTATAGGTTTGTCTTTAGAACAAATAAAAGATTTTATTGGTACAAATTTATCTATGGAAGAAATACTTCATATAATAAATACCCAACAAGAAATTATGGAAGATAAATTGAAAGACATGAACAGAATAAAAAATCATGTAGATTCTATTAAAAGTAGTATATCTTCAATCATTGAACATGAATTTAATAAAGTCTTTATTAAGTATAATAAAGAGAGAAAATATATATGTTATGATTTTATTTCAAATAGTAGTGATGAATTAGAATTCAGTTGTAGAAATGTAATGTTAGGTATCGAAAAAAAATCGGAAATTTTAAATTATGAATTATCGACTATTACATCTTATAATAATAGAGAAGAGAAAATTACATATAAAAATATAATGATTAATATTGATGAAAATGCCTTGAAAGATAAGAGAAATATAATTACTTTGCCAGAGGGAGAATATTTAACAGTATATTTTGAAGGTAAGTGGTTTGAGTGCAATGAGCATTATAATCAAATTATAAAATATATAAATGAAAATAATATCAAAGTAAATGGAGATTTTCATGAAATATACATCTTCCCTAAAATGAATGAAAGTGGTATAGAAAATACTTTGACACAACTTGAAATATTAAAAAGTGGATAA